From a region of the Halanaerobium hydrogeniformans genome:
- a CDS encoding translocation/assembly module TamB domain-containing protein, translating to MDKQIKYLIGVLIFLILAAYVLSLLSGLPRFFEDDIIALLEREIGGDIAFESISLWPLNRINIEEFEYSDELGNSFRAEEFELDYSFNFRADNGFIGIEFIGLKNAVIEIEELDIELPGAGPDLEETTEEELEKELADRAAELELPAFLANFDLNIEDSVLYSRLEDYSFRLDSLNLGLRARSVKDFDFNFSSEVEISQILLPDGQYLSDFNLDKLELNLKQSEQQTDLYLNTSKIDLASLGQLLEVESYNLAEFTLDLDEIEGLAAFKGQINFGEGKIESYQAEIGLENIKLPANYQFENEAGQQREEFEFSLAEGDLLIDGPELRAAFAKSLIDIDNNIIELAFKYSVDGDFEIQAAADALRLDYEFLEEYLSSGIFDFKLFAEGEDDNFKKGSLELSAQNLSTALDFEIEQSSFELRLLDEDIFLDRGELNFADGGELNLKGNYNYQNNNYLLNAEATELKLNQQLQNLIEEFELDNPTLDLLLANEAKELDFLIDTAGIYTGDRDLSSTGELSLDLRLSEDREFSFLSSFWYYEEILNLSSFKMESDHGRLDLSGEINFADQSLDLSYAGRDIDPTLIASLNGFEEEFLADLNTVFDHLEGSVSSSFNNPRATLTAEMSHLSYQNYNLENLTLRAVYEEHNLDLQRFSADLNQGELLGSGRIDNLNRPSEAELALNFNTDNFYYNDISEIINRELPLNGAVNIEVALGGTLFDPDINLHLEADNTIFLSAGQEFEFSTLNARLSRENSRFELEELRAVHQDLEFNAAGSYDQQDGFEIDYQLQNFELSQYLGEFIPRSDTLSGIVDLEGELRGDIFAPQLDFNIISNSLSYQNLEIEFLENSFSYLVLEDRLILEQFDFMVDQGSYDLSGELSELRTVQRADLELAIKEVPLKNTVEKFANFYPLAEDMILNGRAEISGEGRDVAAQLDISGNFMEHQNSSFEISGKAGRELDIDFSSSDIPIDFVYRQFDYNLSLISNFACEGSISGSIDAPLLELEHSLTEITLNEIAIESLEGEFTFEDGNFISVQERIEFQQGGNLELEGSYSILEDQLDLDSEINSLPIAFLLSFFSEDMTADGQIDGNVSVTGSIEEAILGGELRIAGRSLELGLSHPIRDFKGVIELSRSNIIVQRLDGLFADGNFDVSGNIDLFAEENAWNLDLKGERLYFLRGSVDGEFNLDGKFTGALLDPVLTGDLEAYNMKIGIPFEWPEPQFDEDDFVPRVDIDIVPLDEVRVRNPNMNVLVESGSLNINFDNTREDVLEMEGRLRSNQGVFNYYNSRFTLVNGQAIFTPVDEDNIPSLRVNAVTYAGGREININLTGPADDMRITLTSTPEMTEEEILHLLTTRGALGTAILGDEEVGIESIILQELTRLLNVFFQEDVISKIESGFQRALDLDRLEIDAFQYGLEREFAIYLGKDLSDKLYLEYASFFAEGEEREGELSFQYRLTDITSLKGSYFGDDEYQISIETEFGF from the coding sequence ATGGATAAGCAAATTAAATATCTAATTGGTGTTCTGATATTCTTGATTCTTGCTGCTTATGTACTAAGCTTATTATCAGGCCTTCCAAGATTTTTTGAAGATGACATTATTGCCCTGCTGGAAAGAGAAATCGGGGGCGATATTGCCTTTGAATCCATTTCACTATGGCCTCTCAACAGAATAAATATTGAAGAATTTGAGTACAGTGATGAACTTGGTAATTCCTTTAGGGCCGAAGAGTTTGAGCTTGATTATAGTTTTAACTTCAGGGCTGATAATGGTTTTATCGGGATAGAATTTATCGGCTTAAAAAATGCTGTTATAGAGATCGAAGAACTTGATATTGAGCTGCCCGGTGCTGGCCCGGATCTTGAGGAAACAACCGAAGAAGAACTGGAAAAAGAGTTGGCAGATAGGGCAGCAGAACTAGAGTTGCCGGCATTTTTGGCCAATTTTGATCTAAATATAGAAGATTCAGTGCTGTATTCACGTCTGGAAGATTATAGTTTTAGATTAGATTCTTTAAATTTAGGTTTAAGAGCAAGGTCTGTTAAAGATTTTGATTTTAACTTCAGTTCTGAAGTTGAGATATCCCAAATTCTACTACCTGATGGTCAGTATTTAAGTGATTTCAATTTAGATAAATTGGAGCTCAACTTAAAGCAATCAGAGCAGCAGACAGATTTATATTTAAATACTTCTAAAATAGATTTAGCTAGTTTGGGACAGCTGCTTGAGGTAGAAAGCTATAATTTAGCTGAGTTCACACTTGATCTGGATGAAATTGAGGGTCTGGCAGCTTTTAAAGGGCAGATCAATTTTGGTGAAGGTAAAATCGAAAGTTATCAGGCAGAAATCGGGCTGGAGAATATTAAGCTACCAGCTAATTATCAATTTGAAAACGAAGCAGGTCAACAGCGAGAAGAGTTTGAGTTCAGTCTGGCTGAAGGAGATTTGTTGATAGATGGCCCCGAATTGAGGGCTGCCTTTGCTAAGAGTTTGATCGATATCGATAACAATATTATAGAGCTTGCATTTAAATACAGTGTAGATGGTGATTTTGAAATTCAAGCTGCAGCTGATGCCTTAAGACTTGACTATGAATTTTTAGAAGAATATCTCAGCTCAGGAATCTTCGATTTCAAACTATTTGCTGAAGGTGAGGATGATAACTTTAAAAAGGGTAGTCTGGAACTTAGTGCTCAAAATCTGTCAACAGCACTTGATTTTGAAATCGAGCAGAGCAGCTTTGAGTTGAGACTTTTAGATGAAGATATTTTTCTTGATAGAGGAGAATTAAATTTCGCTGATGGTGGAGAGCTTAATCTGAAAGGAAACTATAATTATCAGAACAATAACTATCTTTTAAATGCAGAAGCTACCGAACTTAAATTAAATCAACAGCTGCAGAACTTAATTGAAGAGTTTGAATTAGATAATCCTACTTTAGATCTACTGCTGGCAAATGAAGCTAAAGAGCTTGATTTTTTAATAGATACTGCCGGTATTTATACAGGGGATAGAGACCTTTCATCTACCGGAGAGTTAAGCCTTGACCTCAGATTGTCTGAAGACAGAGAGTTTTCTTTTCTTTCTTCTTTCTGGTATTATGAAGAAATTTTAAATTTAAGCAGCTTTAAAATGGAATCAGACCATGGCAGGTTAGATTTAAGTGGAGAAATCAATTTTGCCGATCAGAGCCTTGATTTAAGTTATGCTGGCCGGGATATTGATCCAACTTTGATCGCCAGTTTAAATGGTTTTGAAGAAGAATTTTTAGCAGATTTGAATACAGTGTTTGACCATCTTGAGGGTTCTGTTAGCAGCAGTTTTAATAATCCAAGGGCTACTTTAACCGCTGAGATGTCTCATCTCAGTTATCAGAATTATAATTTAGAAAATTTAACTTTAAGAGCTGTTTATGAAGAGCACAATCTGGATCTGCAGAGATTTTCAGCTGATTTAAATCAGGGAGAACTACTGGGTTCAGGTAGAATTGATAACCTGAATCGGCCTTCAGAAGCAGAGCTTGCTTTAAACTTTAACACAGATAATTTTTATTATAATGATATTTCTGAGATAATTAATAGAGAACTACCCTTAAATGGAGCTGTAAACATCGAAGTTGCTCTAGGTGGTACCCTCTTTGATCCAGATATTAATCTTCATCTGGAAGCAGATAATACTATATTTCTTTCTGCAGGCCAGGAATTTGAATTTTCAACTTTAAATGCCAGACTGTCTAGAGAAAATTCTCGTTTTGAACTGGAAGAATTACGAGCGGTTCACCAGGATCTGGAGTTCAATGCTGCTGGCAGCTATGATCAGCAGGATGGTTTTGAAATCGACTATCAGCTTCAAAACTTTGAGCTTAGTCAGTACTTAGGGGAGTTTATTCCTCGTTCTGATACTTTAAGTGGGATTGTAGATCTTGAAGGAGAATTAAGGGGCGATATCTTCGCACCTCAATTAGATTTTAATATTATCTCTAATTCTTTAAGTTATCAAAATTTAGAGATAGAATTTTTAGAAAACAGCTTTAGCTACCTGGTTTTAGAAGATCGTTTAATCCTTGAGCAATTTGATTTCATGGTTGATCAGGGTAGCTATGATCTCAGTGGAGAACTGTCAGAGCTTAGAACTGTACAGCGAGCTGATTTAGAATTAGCAATTAAAGAGGTTCCGCTAAAAAATACTGTAGAAAAATTTGCTAATTTTTACCCATTAGCAGAAGATATGATCCTAAATGGTCGGGCTGAAATAAGTGGAGAAGGAAGAGATGTTGCAGCTCAACTTGATATCAGTGGGAACTTTATGGAACATCAGAATTCTAGTTTTGAAATCAGTGGTAAAGCAGGTAGAGAATTAGATATAGATTTTAGTTCATCTGATATCCCGATAGATTTTGTCTACAGGCAGTTCGATTACAATTTGAGTTTGATCAGTAATTTTGCCTGTGAGGGTAGTATCAGCGGTAGTATAGATGCTCCACTGCTTGAGCTTGAACACAGTTTAACAGAGATCACCCTTAATGAGATCGCAATAGAATCTTTAGAAGGTGAATTTACCTTTGAAGACGGTAACTTTATTTCTGTTCAGGAAAGAATAGAGTTTCAACAGGGTGGTAATCTTGAACTTGAAGGCAGTTATTCGATTTTAGAAGATCAGCTTGATCTTGATTCTGAGATCAATTCACTACCTATAGCCTTTTTGCTGTCCTTTTTCTCTGAAGATATGACAGCTGATGGGCAGATAGATGGTAATGTTAGTGTTACTGGTAGTATAGAAGAAGCTATTTTAGGTGGAGAACTAAGGATCGCCGGTCGTTCACTAGAGCTCGGCTTATCCCATCCGATCAGAGATTTTAAGGGGGTAATCGAACTAAGCCGTTCTAATATTATTGTACAGAGACTGGATGGTTTGTTTGCAGATGGTAATTTTGATGTCAGTGGAAATATAGATCTTTTTGCTGAAGAAAATGCCTGGAACCTGGATTTAAAAGGAGAAAGACTCTACTTTTTAAGGGGTTCTGTTGATGGAGAGTTCAATCTCGATGGTAAATTTACTGGGGCCCTGCTTGATCCGGTTTTAACAGGTGACTTAGAAGCCTATAATATGAAAATTGGTATACCATTTGAATGGCCTGAACCACAGTTTGATGAAGATGATTTTGTGCCTAGAGTTGATATAGATATAGTACCTTTAGATGAAGTAAGGGTTCGTAACCCTAATATGAATGTTCTCGTTGAAAGTGGCAGTTTAAATATTAATTTTGACAATACAAGAGAAGATGTGCTGGAAATGGAAGGCCGCTTACGCAGTAACCAGGGGGTATTTAATTATTATAATTCTCGTTTTACCCTGGTTAATGGTCAGGCCATCTTTACCCCGGTTGATGAGGATAATATACCATCTCTAAGAGTTAATGCGGTTACCTATGCCGGTGGTAGGGAGATAAATATCAATTTAACAGGACCGGCAGATGATATGCGGATAACCCTGACTTCTACTCCTGAGATGACTGAAGAAGAAATACTTCACCTGCTGACAACAAGAGGTGCTTTGGGTACAGCGATTTTAGGTGATGAAGAAGTAGGGATAGAAAGTATCATTTTGCAGGAACTGACCAGATTATTAAATGTTTTTTTCCAGGAAGATGTGATCAGTAAAATAGAAAGTGGTTTTCAGAGGGCATTAGACCTCGACAGATTAGAGATTGATGCTTTTCAGTATGGATTAGAAAGAGAATTTGCAATTTATCTTGGTAAAGATCTTAGTGATAAGCTTTATCTAGAATATGCAAGCTTTTTTGCTGAGGGTGAAGAGAGAGAAGGAGAACTTTCCTTCCAGTATCGTTTAACAGATATAACATCTCTTAAAGGAAGCTATTTTGGAGATGATGAATATCAAA